The genomic interval TTTTAGTCAATACTATCCCACCACAAGAAGTCCGCTCCAATATTTTACAGTGCCAAATCCCAGGCAATTTATCTTTTCAGCTCATTCACTAATGTGTCGAATCATCATACAgagtacacatttttatttagaAAACTGTTTTCTTCCTTTATACAGAGTAATAAAAAAAGGTCAGGCAAGATGCATCAAACAGAAGTCCGAAGGCTTCAGGATGACCTTTTCGGGTTTGTTCTGGGTTGCATTCAGCAAGGTGGAGTTAAAAGcattgcagatagaaatataattaatagAGCTGACAATTCCCTAGCTctatacaatacatttctatctgagcGCTCTGACATTTGCTCCCTCCTAAACAGGTGTTGCTGATAGTGGTCAAAAAACAGGACAAACTAAgcggctcgctctctgtctcaggCATCTTACACTGGCGGGGGGAGTAGagggggggggatgggggggcaACTGTGTCATGTGCCACCCCCCCAGCGAGTCTGCCAAATCGGTGATCTTTGGCACTTAGGCTGGCAGACTCAGCTTCTTTCCTTTCAGTACTGAAACAGAGGAGAGATTTTTAGGTTCACCGCACCTGTTAACAGATGACCTTAGCACATTTTGTGACAAATACCAGAGGTTCCTGGTGAGTGTTTACAGTGAAGATGAGGGCAGGTAATTCAAGAATGAACTTAAGACGAGTAGGCGGCCAGTACGTTGCAATAAACTTTAGTGAACTATTAACAGAAAATACTGACATAAGAATACATATGAGCATCGTGCACAATAATTCAAAATGCGTTGCAGTTGTGCATCCTCATGTACAATGATGATCTGCTCCTATATGTAgccattttgtaaatattttctgttaAAGAGTTCACTAAAAGTTTATTGCAACATACTGGCCGCCTTCATCTTTTTTCTTGAGTGTTTACAGTAACAAGGAAACTGTATATACTGGAGtttaaaaggtccaatgcagccatttttatctcaatattaaaCCATTTTGGGATAACAAGTACCTTACtgggattgttttcaattaaaatggtcaaaaaaacaaacaaatatctTCACGaagggcaatttctcaagcagGAATTTTGCTCTGACTGTCTGGTTATGGtcagtggggaggggaaaactgaaaatgtgCCGTTATTGGCAGAGGGGTAACCTGCCACCCAGCTTAACATGACCATGTCCGTACCTCCCACAGAAACCACTTCATGTCACTATTCCCCCAACACTTTCCCTGGTTGCCACTTCTTACGCAACTTATTTTAAGTCACTCAAAAAAAATGGTGTAGGGTGACATTTTACCCCTAGTTACCCTACAATTGACCAGTGTTAGATTTAGCCCCACTATCAGTGAATTGCAGAGCATGCTTAACCATGACCCTGCTAAAAACTCGGTTTAAAAATGGTGAAGTTCACACATTTGTGAGTTGAGAAACAAATAAAGTTGGAATGGAAAGCTGGGATCGCCCTCTTAACAAAGGCCATTAAAGCTGCTGTTTTCCTTGCGATTGCAAGAATTGTTGTGCATTGACTGCTTGTCAGAATACATGTTTCCTTCCTATGGCTCTCGTAACTTGAATGCGCCTCTAGAGGAATATTTATCTTGCATAGAACACAAGCCAACTAGGTAGAAAGATTCTACTACGAGGTTGACTGATTTTTCTATTCATTACTTGTTTTGTTTGCAGAGGAAAAGTAAATGGAGACCTTTCTAACATCTTCAAAATGTGCCTCGaccaaaatatgttttttttggaGTGGTGGCAATTTTGCCGTGGCGCAGCGCAACAGTTAAATGACTGCTGCGGAAACGCTGCACCAAACTTACTTAGTAAATAAGTCAGAAGACTGCAGCTCGACTCACCTTTTGTCACATACAGATAGAAGAAGTCGCAATAGAGGATTGTCTGAACAACACCGGCCACGATGGCGATCATGTCGAAGAATCCCTCGAAGTAGAAGCGCCAGATCCAGTTGATGAGGTAGAGCGCCCGGTACAGGCCCAGGAAGAACAGGTAGTGGGTGGTGATGGTCTCCGCCTCGCCCGTCTTACTGATCATGAAGAGCTGGGGCAAGATGGCCACCGACTCCAGGTAGATTGAGAACGTCCACAGGAtctagagggagaggagatagtGAGAGGTGGAGTCTGTGGCTGTGTCGTGCGCAGTTCCGAATCCGAAAGCGGTTTGTTTACATGAAAGTAAATACGATCACATCCGACTTATCGTCTTGACAACATCACAAATGTCAGAGCATTGATTACCTAGCAAGCCAGCGAAGCAAGGTAAAATATCACAAATGGAGCTAGAAGAACAATTTACTTGTTGAGCATAGCTATAGTCATCAGTCCTGTGTGTTTTCATAGTCATCACTCACTGCTAAGTTCGAAGGTCCCGACATCAGTGTATGCCATCTGCTACAGGGCGTTTTGTTGCGAGAATGCGCACGCATCACTCGAATGTGACATTTGCTTTTAAACCAAAAAAATGGCTCTATATCGGTTGCTGTATAATACGCTGATGCAGTATGCATTCATCTTAATGAGAGACAAGTAGGTGTGTGTCCTTACCTCGAGGGGAGAGAAGTCGTGGTTGACGAGGAACGCCAGCCCTCCTACGGGGACGACCAGGAACTCCACTCTGAAGGTGTCATGGTTACCGTCATAGGTGGCCTTGAACTTAGCGTAGATCAGGTACACGGTGGCGTACGCACAGCCAATGTAGATTACCTGAAACATAATACAATACACCAATCACTAACTTGATCCCTTCACTGTAACTTGGAAGATGTGTGTATACGTCCAATTAGGTTAAGCCCACGGCAACCTCAGAAACCGATGAGAAAAGTGAGCAAATTAGCTGCTTGTGTTTTCAACGTACTAGCAGTTTCCATAATTAGAGGTACACACTCTTGATGCACCCACTCATACACAAATGAACCTTGGGTATACAAGGGTGTGTCAACTTAACAGTACTTCAATATTGACTCGTGAGTAGATCTCTCTACTATAGAGAATGGGCAGGGTGTGTTGCTTGAACAAAGATCTCTAAGAGGATTAGCCTGTCACCCTCACGAGATCCATCGTTTGTGCGTGTGCGTCTCACCttcatggtggtgttgtagagggaGATGAAGGAGGTGAGCAGGTCCAGGTAGCGACTGGTGAACACCAAGGCGAACAGGATCTGACTCTTCCCAGAGATACCTGTCagagagacaaaaaaaaaacaacaggtGTATGAGACGTGAGATGTCGCTCTTCTCTTCCAAACTCACAACAGTCCACCATGAGTACATCTCAAAAGCCCtaagtggcttcctctccttcGGTCTCATTTCCTTCATCTGAAATGTGAAAGAATTGAGATGTTAGCCTTGCATCCTTCCTTAGAGTAACCACTGATCTGACTGGACAGGGTTGGTGTGAGGCTATGAAGTTGAATCCTTGCTTTCACCTATGCAgtcaggtcagatcagtgttACTTCTCAGGGAGACAGAAAGGAAAGAAGTGTTTTTGAACAGGGACTTTGGTGGCCCCTTGGTAGAAATCTAAACCTGGAAAGCTAATTTTGTCCCATTTCACTGGCTAACCCAGTTAGGACCTGCAGACTCATAACTACACAATGTTTTGTGTTCCATCTTACACTTGTCAATGTCATCAACTTCAAGGTACTGCTATGGCAATTCCTGACATTACCGGCATTATGGCTGTGACTTATTCCACAAGCAGCAACATAAAATTAATATAAGATGACCTTTGTAATGCTTGCGTACATTAATTTCTGATTCTAACTGCAGGAATGAAAACCTGACAGATCAAATCCACTTAGCATCTGTGATGAGGTAAAAGCTAGTCGGACTCCATACAGGAGAATTGCAAAGACACAACCAACTGAGTGTCTGATATGAAGTAGGCTTAGTACAGCATTATCACATACAAATGCTTAGACCACCTGATGTACAATCCTGGGCTTGCCATGGCAAAAACCTACTCTTTCAGATTGTGCTGAAAGAAGATCCATCCCTCAAACTTTCCTATGCCTGAACAATACACAAAGATATTGTATGGCTACGGTCAGTGGCTACAATCTCAGTTATGTTTTGAGAGCTTCTTTCCTCTCTAGCATGGCCAGGTAGTGACAACTGTGATAAAAATCCAAAGGTTTTTATTATTACAGGTGATCTAAACACAGGCATAGATAGACTTACAGCTGCTCCGCCTCAGAAGGCCAACCTGCAAACACTGGCAAGTGGTAGCACCCACTTGTAGTCAAGAAGCTCACAATACATTAATAACATTGCTAGACTAGAGTATATTAAAGACTGAATTCAACTTCAGTGCTTGCAGTGATGTGATTATGTTGGCCCAGTAACCGAGCACAAACTAATTTTTGCCTGACTGAAATGTGTCACAAATCCAATCTCTTGTGTGAGGAGCTACCTGCCTACTGAAGTTGTTGATCGTGACAGGTATCAGTGCCTCCTTTGACAACTCAGATCATCTTAAACCTAACCTTCAACCCAAACCAGTTTGAaatcaaaaaaatgttttcacatggttcatagacaacaggtgtagactaacaatgaaatgcttacttacaggtctatttccaacaatgcagagttaaagatttaatacatttaagtaatgacacaaggaataaatacaaagtgaataacaaataaaaataacatggctatatacagggagtaccagtaccgagttcaTGTGCAGGGAGGGGTACGAGTTAATTGAGGTACGATACATAtatgtaggggtaaagtgactaggcaacaggatagataagacagtagcagcagcatatgtggtgagtgtgaaagtgtgtttgtatgcatgtgtgttggggtgtcagtgtaagtatgtcagtgtgtgggtagagccagtgcaagagtcagtgcaaaaaaaggtcaatgcaggtagtcatttgattagcttgttagcagtcttgtttagaagtcttatggcCTTACACAACAGACTGCAACAAGCCTTGTATTCCCAGGGGACATTGGAAATTGACTACTTTAATTCTGTATAAGTTAAAGTAACAAAGTCCTGTATGAGCTGTGCATTTGACAACAATTAGATTGTTTTAACCATATTATCAGCGTTAAGTGACAGCGCTACCACGTCAAAGGACAGACCTGGGTAGCgacgtcggggggggggggggggaattagcAGACTAAGCTCAAAGGTTTCTGTACTACAACAGGGATGATGAGGCATGACATACCACACACTGAAAAGCGTTTAGTGGGCCCTGTAAACTGACGTGCGCAGATGTTGACCTGAtatcgctagctagctaataaatgagTGGGGTACTCAACACAAGTCAACTAACGTTACTTAGCAACGGACATTGCATGCTTTTCATTTGGGTCTATTTGATTTGCTGGACTTTGTCCTTTTCCAACATTGTCCTGTTTACTAGGCCGTGCTAGCATCAATGCTAACAATCTGATTTGATGAAGCCTCAAACTAACGTTAGTTGCCTAGTAGCAGTTAGCTTGTCAACAATAATCCACTGCAAGGAAACGTTGCTAGTTTAATAGTTAGGTACATTGTACTGGAATTGAGATGGCAATCGGAGATGTATGCAGTTTGCAAATAGTCCAAATGGGAATCTTACTCACCGGCACAGGACCTGGTTTTCCATATTTTTAGCAGTAGGATGATGATGGCTGCTAAATGGGAGAGATCACCAGTGAGTCTGAAAATGTTCATGATTCTGCTGGGTGCTGCAGGCGGCTGTGCCTTCGCTAGAACGAACCTATGCGGGTCAAATCAAATACGACCTTCAAGCCTCCGTTACTTGCAGGTTTAAAACCTTACAAGAGGGTCTGTCAGGCACCTAAATCGACGTTTTCCTCGGT from Salmo salar chromosome ssa28, Ssal_v3.1, whole genome shotgun sequence carries:
- the LOC106589518 gene encoding ER lumen protein-retaining receptor 2, with translation MNIFRLTGDLSHLAAIIILLLKIWKTRSCAGISGKSQILFALVFTSRYLDLLTSFISLYNTTMKVIYIGCAYATVYLIYAKFKATYDGNHDTFRVEFLVVPVGGLAFLVNHDFSPLEILWTFSIYLESVAILPQLFMISKTGEAETITTHYLFFLGLYRALYLINWIWRFYFEGFFDMIAIVAGVVQTILYCDFFYLYVTKVLKGKKLSLPA